In Dermacentor silvarum isolate Dsil-2018 chromosome 10, BIME_Dsil_1.4, whole genome shotgun sequence, the genomic stretch AGTGCAGATAAAATGAACAAACTTGTATGCACTCTGCCATGTGGCAGCAATGCAAAAATGAAAAATTCAACAGCAAGAACCTTTCCAACATGGTTGCTTTAACCCACCTCTGCCACTTTCGTGGGCTGTCTCTTGTCTGCACTATTTCATGCATGCCCACCCTTGATGTGACAAGCCCTCCATTCATCATTTAGCTACTGTAGACATGAACGCTACATTCTGCTCAGTCAACCAGTTATGTTGGAGTGCTTCTCAAGTAAGTTGCTAGCGAGACATTTTTTGGTGTTAGTATTGTGCACACATTTTTTAGAAACCAAATGCAGATTTTTCGGGAGACAAATTGTATTCAGATCATGTGCTGCACATGTTTGCCTTTGGCTCACTGGACTGTCCTTCAAGGCTGTAGAACTATCCCCCAAAGAAATCTCTGGATGTTCAGTACATGGAAACCACACCGTGCTTTCAGCTAGGTCTAGAGCTATTTTTAAGCGTTCTTTGCAAAGCAACATTTTGTGGAGTTTCCAAACCATTTCTTTAACAGAGCATGGTGTAGTCAGCTGTGAACGACAGGCCATCTTGCAGTCTAAAATCAAAAAaggtggctgactaatggagcagcacacgaggaataaggattataaacagggatacgGTGCCTCacaaaggctggccaacgtttcgataggaggacctatcttcgtcaaaggcggcctcgtcatcctcggcaggttagttttaaagggttagtggagtgacgtcatgtCGATGTCGGCTGttgctggctgtaaagggagagactgaaaagaaaatgagcgctggcgcttgactggctaggtgaggtttctaagacgaggggacaagagcgggagagcgagaaagtggcaaaaaataaaaataaaaaaaaagcagtagccagccatttcaatgagcacggccatatattattgcgatagcaattatatggacactccaaagcagatttctgccgtcgccgtcgtcattgccgtgaggttctgtatgacgttaatggagatgaaatcgtcgccgcgcgccgccgaacgctgtatgtgcgagtgaaagggcgcgagggatgcgctctttcacggggagtgaacccacggcggagaacaaacgcgcgttctgcgccatgcttccttaagggctgcagaagtaggcgtctctttcctcctttacaatcaccgtatatgtatagcaaacgcgccttcttccgacgcgcgaaaggacggggggggggggggggggggggaggaaagggaggcgacgtttagctgcgccacccagtgcctatttatatcagaggctccggcaacagtcagcaacgccgcacgcattttgtgtgaacgctggcaaaacgccgacagcgtcgacattagttctgcgtgttgccggtgctgctgcatgtccaagtttatacagctgatcaagctattatcattactccgtatagctctctacaaatttgctatcgcaattgatgcttcgcctttcaggtgaaactgcgaccactttttggtgaagcaagactctatatactacaaacaaattttcgttcacctcgcgagagaaaatatacagaatcatacctcatacacaagtttaaatgcctgcacccgacggggatcaatttatcacgtggcaacttagaatcgctaaaagcagtaacataaaccttaaattgttataccattaacaaaggtgcaaaacaagttaaacctccagctaatctcgatgctcaacctcacctattcttccatttccagttcttccctgcatctcccctaccactcaatttattatcctcttccatgcttttacgcattgatcaaccatgcgagcgcttttccaggtacacctgtctccccccccatGTTTATAttgctaattatattttttctccactgtcaccctcctgtgccgtttttttttttctccacacaagatccacaccgagacattCCAAAATCCCAGatgccaggatacctttttcagcgccttgaccacacagggtctcgccaattctgtataccgctgCGACGACGCCTACGGTGAACttgtgaggctaacgtcccttgacggaccaagctgctccctgtcaaccacaaaattacccgatgccttgatgctacgctactcaagtcatgctttcaactcgtattgttacttgcacactgaccggctcttcagggaccccaaacgcacgccgtcCACGGCACCTCGGAACgttcactcgcctctcgctcccccaaccccctcctatgttttttcttttttttttaattttttttgccactttcttgctctcccgctcttgtccccttgTCTTAGAAACCGCACCTAGCCACTGaagcgccagcgctcattttcttttcagtctcttcctttacagccagccacagccgacatcgacgtgacgtcactccactaaccctttaaaactaacccgccgaggatgacgaggccgcctttgacgaagataggtccttcTATCGAAATGTTAGCCATCCTTTCTGAGGCACcgtatccctgtttataatccttattcctcgtagGCCATCTTGCAGGTATTTTGCAAGTATATCTTATAGTATTGTTTCGCTACTCCTGTTTGCTCGAGTGATGGTGCCCGCGtgcctcgttcaaacgaccaaatacaacacgtgTGTAGCAGTATTATAGTATTGCAAGTATCAAGTGTAATTTAAAAAATCAATAATTAACTTAATTAATGGCACATACTGAAATTGACCAATTGTAGGCGGTGAGTTGGCAAGGCGcacccacttggaatgaatttccagaatgggcTTTCGgggtgcagtgctctagcacctATATACATCTGTGACACGACTGAACAAAAGCTGCCTTCTGTCTTAAGTGGCCAATGGGACATTACTGGGCATGCTGAGAACAGCAACAAGTGCAATGGCTGCTTTTCCACAAGGAGCAGCATTCCCGACTCCTATAGGAGAAAAAGATGTAGCTTATCTGGACCTAATCACCACAGAACAAGCTCAATGACAAGTTGGTACGATCATACTCTTTGCACACACAGCATCCGCAGTGCACATTCATGACCAAAACAGAGTGTCGCACACTGAAAGCGAGAGATGTATCGGGTACATGAGCTATTAGCAGCCAAGGCTTTGAATCTCCGTCGACATTAACATCCCTAGGTGCTTCATCTTCACGAACCCTTTAGTCACCCATATGGGTCATTTCAGGGTAGTTGCTTGCAGCTCGACAGCGGAGATAAAGCCACACGCAGTCCTAATCATCTTACTCGCTGACAAAAGCAAATTGGAGATTACCACCTTCTAGACTGTGGCAAAATCCTTTGTTTtttggttgcaataaaagctTATGGCTAATTGCAATCTGTTACAAAGAGAAACTAGTTCTGCCAGTTGTCATTTGGGCGGTTGAGTTTCTCCATCATGAATAAGGACTCTGAAAACCCAATGATAGCTAATGCTGAGCAGCTTCAGGCGGCAGAGTCAACAGTCAGGCTTTCTGCGTACAACGCCATTAGGTGCAACTGCCAAGTGTTTAACAGATTTGCTTCCTATAAAAACGCCTGCATGAACCAAAGGTGGCTGGATGTTAAATTGTGTGACGCTGTCAACTCTCGACGTGGTACCGTAGTCCAATATGTAAACTTGGGGAGACTGACAGCCACGCAATGCTAAATACTCGCCTAAAGCTGTTATTCGGAAGTGCTGACCAACATCCACACACATCTGATCTGAGCATAAAGCCACTATTGCAGTTGATTTTAGTCAATAATTGGCTGAAGATGATTAATTTATGGAACCTTCTCTAATATTGTAGCTATTCGTAACACCCAGTATGCAAACAATATGCAATTTTACACATTAGTTAAATCCTCTATACTTTAATatacagaactttttttttttttttttttactatactAAAGCTGCCTGTGGCAAATAAATCtattccttgagctggattacttgaaCAAGCAGACACAAGTTGCACGATTGCATTACAGCACATGGCAATTTAAGTGTTGTAACTGACGAGTTTTGAAGGCGTTGTaaccacttggaatgaattctcttGACGACACCAGCTTCAaaatattcattcccaaagtgtgaCAACATACAGGGGTGTTCCAGTTATTTATACATGCTTCGATGCCAAAAACAGATTTTAGTTTAAAAAGTTTTAACATCAGTGCCTTTTTGCCGCAAGTTTGACGGTACACATCTAAACTAGTGGGATCCtcagaattcgctccaagtggatatgccttgcagacTCGCCAGCCACAAGTGccacaaaaaaaattaatatcTTTATTGATATATTGAGCAAGCAATGCCAACCTCTTCATGCAATCCAGTCCAAGAATTATAATTGTGATATCTTTTTTACAATTCTGTATGAAGTTGTTCAGAATAAGACGCCACAGCTTACAAGCCAATTCACTATGAAACGCACAGTGATGCAGTTCTTTAGCCACACTACTCGAGTAGCTTCAGTGATGCAATGCCTGTGATGAAATTGAGAAGTATAGCAATATGCAGAATCATAAGTGCTAGCTCGTCCTTTCGTCCCTATAGTGTCAACCAATTTTCCTTGGCCAGCATTGCCATTTTCTTGGAACGGCGTAGAACATGCAGCAAATGCTTTGAAAGTCGTACTGTGctacggtgtggatcagagagcaaacgggcagaGCCCGATATTTTAAtttacattaaaagaaaaaaaatggagctgggcaggccatgtaatgcataggatggataaccggtggaccattagagttacagaatgggtaccaagagaagggaagcgcagtcgaggatggcagaaaactaggcggagTGATGAAAGttaaatttgcaggcacaagttggaatcggctagcagaagacaggggtaattggagatcacagggagaggccttcgtcctgcagtggacataaaaataagctgatgatgactgTGTTACAGCAGCATTGCCTTCACTGGAAGATGCTTGATGCAATATTGGCACTAGATCGAGCAGAGCCGCCGCCTGGTGGGCACTGGCTGAGCCACGTATAGTATGGATTGTGCTAGGCCCTACGTGTTGACGTGTGCACGTACGGTGTGCATATCCTTAAGAAAACTATTTCTTCCATGATTGCAGCACGACCGTAAATGCTGGTCTGCATTTTCTGACAATGTACAGAAGCATTAAGCCTTGCGCTGCCGTGTTTGCGCTTGTAATAAGATCAGTGACTGGCCATGCCGAATGCGCGATTGTGGCATTCTTCCTTCGCCAATACAGACTTATTGTCACTTTTTGTTTGAAGTACACCACAGAAAGCACTTTGCCTCATTAGAAGCAAATCAAGTGGTTTCAACTATGCATGAATGCTGTGCTCAAGTGACTTGTCGCAATTTGTTGATCACTCTGCAATCTCTGATACCACGCAACACGATCTAGGTGGAGTGAATATCACTCAGTAGTGATCCATTTTTCACTCTATATTACAATAACTGCATCGTAATATTTGCTATGGTTGCAAGTTTCGCTTAATGGTTACGCGCCGGCCAAAGGTGTTCTTTTAAATTGTGGTTTTAATGCCACAGTGGGTGAATTTATAAATAAGTTGTGGGCTTTTTGTGTTTTGGCTTGCTGATACAAAAGAAAACCTCAGAGTATTAGTGAACATTgtgtgatagcagtctctagatGCAGGACGTCATAACACAGAGTTTAAAGGTGATTACTTTAATTCCCTTCTCGCTCTTCAGTGCTTGACAGAAAACAGTGATGATTAGCTGAAATAAAACCTAATGATTTTAGTCTCAAATAATTACAACCTTGCACATAACCATGCAAGGGCAGCTTTATACTTAAATGGAGTGTTTTTGGTGTTGCTGCAATAAAAATCTAATCTGAAGCAACCTGGCAATCCTACTAACGTGCCGTCACACATAGTGGCCTAGCTTCTTTAATTGAACTCATTAACTGTTTGTACATCGaagcaagttaaaaaaaatgcagatgTGAGCTTACAATTGGGGAATTGCACATTAATTTGCCATTTAGCTTTGTTGTACAAGGATGCAGACTTTTTTATATAGAGTGTGCAATATTTGCAAAGAATGCGGTATTAAGTTGCGCAACAATTTTAGTGGAGCAAGCGGAACGCCAGTGAAAGATGCACAAAAAGCCCCAAGGATGCACATTGTTTGGCCAAGTGCCAGTCCCCTGTCGAATAACAGATGCCATTTCTTTCAAGTAAAAAGAAACTTTCCGCATGGTTCGTGCAAAGATACGGCAGTGGAGGGCAATATATTTCACTGTAGTCGGCGCGTTTCATTCCCATAAAATTGTGTCAAATCGTTCACAGCGAAACGCCATTTACATTTCTATGCATGCCGCTGACCACCTATCCACATTAACGTGCCAACGGTGCTGCCACCTGTAGCGCAATCACGCAGTGAATAGAGCTATTCTTTTTAATGGTCATATTAGAAAATTGGCACTGTTTAATATTCCTAGTTTGTCTTAATGCATTATGTGCCATGTGAGGACTAAAATCCCCCTCATTGAGGCGGATACAGCTTTGAAAGACTGCACAATTCTGTACTTTgtaactaaaaaaaattaaattatgggcttttacgtgctaataccacgatctgattatgaggcacgccgtagagggggactccggaaatttggaccacctcgggttctttaacgtgcacctaaagctacacgggtgttttcgcatttctgtACTTCGTAACTCAAAAAGAGTTATGCCATTGAGTAAGTAACTGTATCTGGAGGTCCAAAGTAGATTTATAAATCCTTGCTCTTTAGACATTCATGCTGCATTCAAGTACATATTTTTGGTTTTACGGTATGCAATTATTAACTAAAGCAAGAGTCTCATGCTCCCAATTTGAAAGTGACAAGTGACTATGGTGTGGAATACAGTATGCAATAATGAAGCAGAAATGTTCAACTAACTGGGACCAAGATTGTAGGCCAAACTTTTAAGAGAATTTATTCCTATCACTCCTAGAAAAATACTGAAAACATTTTGTAGCTGTAATCACAAACATTTTTTATCGCATTTTACAAAAGCTTATAATAGAAGAAAAGACAGCATCATCAAAAGTATTCTTCCAAATCTGAGCATCTATTCCATCGAACTAAACATTTGCATCATGTGCAATGTAAATGGAGCAGGGCTTCACCATAAGCAAAATGAAGTGTATGCTTGCCTCTCCAAGTGTAGCGTGCCAATTACCCACCGTATCACATTCAGATGCCATATGCTGTGGACATTTCAGCCAAACAAATTTGTATGTCAAATTATGGACTGCAGGTATTTTTTAATCACAGAAAGCAGTATgtatttgttttttgtgtgaCAACATCGTTATATGTACCTTATTTTTTCTGAATGCAAATGTGATAAGTGTTTGAATGCGATACTATTTTAGGTGGTCGTCACTGTAAGTCACATGAAATAGCCTTCCGACAGATTCCGAATGCAGcgcccaagttggcatcaaatgcGCAGGCTTTAGTGCACTGCAAGACACGCTGCTTGAAGCAAGGAGGAGTCCAAATTACTGTACAGTCGGCCTTTTATTACGTGCTGGCCTTCTTGGCAGCCAGTGCGGCCTCCTTCTGCAGGGCCTCATTGGCACGCATCTTCTTCAGGCCTTTCTTGTTGTGCCTCTTGGCAAACCGCATGTTCCGCACGAACTTGGCATCCACCTGCACACAACATTTGCATGAGTGAGGCCTGCCTAAGTTGAGATGCAGACATGTTTACCACCACTGCTCTCTCTCACACATTAAGCCAGCACACTTAACTCCCAAAGCAAGTGCACCATATAACACTTGAAACAAGAAGGTGGGAAAACAGTCCTGAAGTTTGTGCTTTCACCCCACTGAAAAGAGCACTGTTCTTTAAATGCACCGGTGTTAACTCGGAGCAGGCAAGTGACCAACAGGAAAAGTTCAGATAGGGCACATGAAACTAACCATGAAGCTATGACGAGGGCTCATGCAGGTTATAGAAACCTTATACCAATACAAATAATGCGAAGCACTGTAATGGTGACTAATCAAGTGAAAATCCATAAGGGTTAAAAAAGCTAGCCAAGTTTGCTCTCATGCAGCCATCTGGAAGCCTGCTGGTTGAGGTGAATGAACTGCCCCAGACAACAAGCGATGCCAGGGTCGATCCTGGCATCCTGGAACAAAATATTCAACAGCGAGGCTCTCTGGCTGAGAAACTCCTCTGTAGCTTTGATGCTTTCACACTGATATTTGTGCACCTAGTGCAGAATTTATTGTGTTAGAAAAGGTATCTGCAGAATGCACAGAGAAAAATGCCGTAGACGACCAGTCCCTCGTTGCTTAACCCGAGTGTGTAACAATGTTCTTTAAGCTACCACAAAAGCAGCTTATGTTCTGGCCCACCGTCGCACGGCATCCCGAAGTAGTACAGCAAGTTACTTGAAGCCGCTTCAAAATTTTCACGTTTATTCTAGTGTAGTAGCTTTCATCATGACTCATAAACACAACCTACTGAATGCTAAAACAAGTTCATTCAGAAGTGCAATTTTGCATTTTAACAAAATTTTACTGTTTCAAGCCTCAAACTAGAGAcctttgcaatttttttttatcacagcaaaaaacagcaaaaaattttaattttaaagttTTCATGCACATCCACAAAGGGCAATTTACTACGCAACAATAACTAGCTAGCTACTATATTCAGAATAACACAATAAGTGTGTTCATCCGTAGTTACCATTACAGAATTCACCAGCATTGTttattaaccctttcagacgctaaGATAGTGCAtaaacagcaaaagcactgatgaaagtaatgatatttaagaTGTGTTGCATATATCTTGAGACACttatgattggaattgtgctgcaattttggataaAATGTGCGAAACATTTTAGTAAATTGAGTGGGAAGGTGTCTGACACAGTTGGGTATTCTTACTCGGTGTCAGTATGTTGTTGCATGtagtgggttcacttctttctcacaatgtcatgcaccagaCATAATTTTCAAGTGGCTAGGTGAGTGTTTTTCAAGCTTTCAATACACGAAATAGTTGTTCTTATATTTGATGCTCCTGTGCGTGTTTtcacatggagtccacattctgtaaattTGACAAAACTtactaaagaactgaaaattcttaatcttttctgcagctgtacactttctatggTTTTGAAGATACAAGAAATGTGtcgaaagtaagttttcaatcaacaggataaagttgcgtctgaaagggttaaggcTTGTGTCGAATCATTTCGAAGCGCATAGTTAGAATAGATGTGGCATTTACAAAAAACCTTGACACAAGAGCCAGATGTTGACAATTctaaaaaaagtatttttttacTCATTAGAAAGGAAACAGGATGATCTCTAGatttagtcccccccccccccccccccttcaagtTGCCATTAGTCAGATATTATCAAGCAAAAAAGCAATTTTACCACTTCTTGCAACTCTGGCAGCACAGATTTTTTGCATAATAAGACATAACTAGCATAACAAGAAGGGGACTAAAAGAAAGAACATTGGATCACGCTAAGTCCCTGTCTTGTTACACTAGCTATGTCTTATTATGCTCattgccaactagcccaactttctgcctTAACCAGATAATTTGTTTACATGCTCTTCTTCAATTTTGCGTTTCAGCCTACCAAACGTTTTGTAGTAGTTGAGGCTGCGGGAGCATTACACATTTGCCTAGTGTGATGATGTGAAGTGCAACCTTGACTGCACGGCACCGGCAGTTTATGCATGTTGCACTAATTCAGTTAGATGCTTTCCGTCTAAACACAAGCTTAAGTGTTCCGTTCTCCAAGTGCACAGACAAATCTTTTCTAAACATTTAGAAAAGGACCTTGACTGCACGGCACCGGCAGTTTATGCTATGTTGCACTAATTCAGATGCTTTCCGTCTAAACACAAGCTTAAGTGTTCCGTTCTCTAAGTGCACAGACAAATCTTTTCTAAACATTTAACAGTAAAATTGGGATGCAGGTTTTCTGTTAATTTCGACTTCAGGTGTGGCTTCATGCCAGTGTGACCCATGTTGCTATGAAACCACCTTTAAGGCAAAGTTCGCCATCATCGTCGCCAAAGTTGTGGTGCAGGGCAGCTAGCCCGAAGATAACATGGACAATCTGTGCATCTGCGACGGGAGGTTGTTATTACAAAGAAACTAGCATTGTTTGCAGTTATTACCGCAAGTTGTACGCAGAAACTGTTTTTCTTTCCGGAGTGGGATGCGGCTGACACGTGGAAAAATGCAAGTGCCAACCGTGACAGACAAATTCTATGCCAAGCCCGCTATCAAGCATGCCCCCATGTGACACCAGTATTATACTGAATGGAATTTATGACGACAGTTAATCTGGCTAGCTGCTGGAAGTCAGCTACATATGTGCACGTCAATCCTCCGAATTGCCGTGAGGATTCTTCTGATGAATTTATCACCCCCTGCAGATGCAAACTGCCGCTTTCGAGCGCCAATTGAATTTCTTGATCGCAATACCACACCTTGCACAAAGGAGTGCTTTAATATTGACTGAGAAATTCAATGCAGAGTCCGCAATTAAAAATGCCTTGTGCGACACCAGTATTCAGTTGAACTTTACCAGGACTTGGTAATGTGGCTAACTGTCGTCACCAAAATTATCTCGCTTGCAGTGGGAATCGTTTCTTGCCGAGTATGACAGCGCGGTTGCCCAAGTTTGGCCCATTCGCGTGGCATGCTATCGTTTCTTGAACAGTGGCAAGACAAGCTTGGTCTGAAGTAGAGAGGTCACAGTTGGGTAAAACAATTACCTAGGTGTGTGAAATTGATAAAATATGTGCCAAACTCAATGTCTTTGGCAAAGAGACTGCAGAAAAAGTGCGTCCCCCACGTCACCACCAAAGAGCACCTGTTAAGAAATCTTTCTCCACCTAGCTGACACGCCTCTCCAGTGACATT encodes the following:
- the LOC119465828 gene encoding 60S ribosomal protein L29-like; this translates as MAKTKNHTNHNQNRKDHRNGIKRPKKGNKPSMRGVDAKFVRNMRFAKRHNKKGLKKMRANEALQKEAALAAKKAST